One window of Paenibacillus albicereus genomic DNA carries:
- a CDS encoding glutamyl-tRNA amidotransferase: MKTKRLLALYIVLILTGTVFVSTAYAEGDPMTTVNNLSTFIFGLIRAIGMIILGFGIVQIGLSLKSHDPSQRANGFLTLAGGVIITFTKEILTLIAG; the protein is encoded by the coding sequence ATGAAAACGAAACGGCTGCTGGCCCTGTACATCGTGCTGATCTTAACGGGAACTGTATTCGTCTCCACTGCTTATGCAGAGGGCGATCCGATGACGACAGTCAACAACCTGTCTACTTTTATCTTCGGTTTAATCCGTGCGATTGGCATGATTATTCTCGGTTTCGGCATTGTTCAAATTGGATTGTCGCTAAAATCCCATGACCCTTCTCAGCGCGCAAACGGGTTTCTGACGCTCGCCGGAGGGGTCATTATTACGTTTACGAAGGAAATTCTTACCCTGATTGCCGGATGA
- a CDS encoding helix-turn-helix domain-containing protein yields MIGYDKKKVGQRIRKQREALEISREQLAERVGRVPRFCADIERGKAGMSIETMFSICNLLKLSPNELLLGQEESATPYDETALIMAALNQCTEKQRKDALALLKLFLTAIR; encoded by the coding sequence ATGATTGGTTACGATAAAAAGAAGGTGGGGCAACGCATTCGGAAGCAACGAGAGGCATTGGAAATTTCTCGTGAACAACTGGCTGAACGAGTTGGACGGGTCCCAAGATTTTGCGCCGATATTGAACGAGGTAAAGCCGGGATGTCCATTGAAACGATGTTCAGTATTTGCAATTTGCTCAAGCTTTCTCCTAATGAATTGCTCCTGGGTCAAGAGGAGAGCGCCACACCTTACGATGAAACGGCATTGATTATGGCTGCGCTCAATCAATGCACAGAGAAGCAGCGCAAGGATGCTCTGGCGCTATTGAAGCTATTTTTGACCGCAATCCGATAA
- a CDS encoding PrgI family protein, which produces MEVKINREIRDYTESLFFGLSLRQFFFSVLAVAAAIGLYFGLRSHFGLETLSWMCILGAAPCAALGFICYHGMTAEQLLWAYVKSEFLMPRRLVFRSTNIYYEALKGSLHKCEQERMKRND; this is translated from the coding sequence GTGGAAGTGAAAATCAACCGGGAAATCCGGGATTATACGGAAAGCTTGTTCTTCGGACTGTCCTTGCGGCAGTTCTTTTTTTCTGTTCTGGCGGTCGCAGCGGCAATTGGACTGTATTTCGGGCTGCGCAGTCATTTCGGACTGGAAACGCTCAGTTGGATGTGCATATTGGGGGCAGCTCCCTGCGCCGCGCTCGGATTTATCTGCTATCACGGTATGACGGCGGAGCAACTATTGTGGGCGTATGTGAAGTCGGAGTTTCTGATGCCAAGACGGCTTGTCTTCCGCTCGACCAACATATACTACGAAGCGCTGAAAGGAAGCCTGCACAAGTGTGAGCAAGAAAGGATGAAGCGCAATGATTAA
- a CDS encoding VirB4-like conjugal transfer ATPase, CD1110 family — MIKTLRRTMKQDKERSVIPKSVQQAIPIRAIWPDGIFAVGNKFSKSFRFADINYAVASREDKETMFLSYSELLNSFDSGATTKITIHNRRLNQADVERSILIPLQHDGLDVYRQEYNDMLLGKATDGNTNGTIQEKYITISVVKKNVDEARHYFARVGTELTAHFSRLGSKCTELDATDRLRILHDFFRIGEEADFRFDMQEMMRKGHDFKDYICPDTFEFAKDHFRMGEYYGRVIFLRDYASYIKDSMVAELCDLNRNLLLSLDVIPIPTDEAVREVENRLLGVETNITNWQRRQNRNNNFSAVIPYDMEQQRKESKEFLSDLTTRDQRMMFGLLTMVHVADSKEQLDSDTETLLTTARKHLCQFSTLSYQQMDGLNTVLPYGLRKVHALRTLTTESTAVFIPFRAQEIMHPDGIYYGQNVISKNMIVANRKQLLNGNSFILGVSGSGKSFAAKREIVNQILASDDDIILIDPEREYSALVNALGGETIHISATSSNHINAMDMNRDYGDGANPIILKSEFVQSLCEQLIGGHQLGAKEKSLIDRCTAAVYRKYLRSNYKGQPPTLQDFRAELLKQAEPEAQDIALAIELFTSGSLNTFAQSTNVNVHNRLICYDILDLGKQLLPIGMLVVLDNILNRITQNRARGKNTFIFIDEIYLLFQHEYSANFLFTLWKRVRKYGAFCTGITQNVDDLLQSHTARTMLANSEFIVMLNQASTDRMELAELLNISDLQLSYITNVDAGNGLMKVGSSLVPFTDKFPRHTKLYGLMTTKPGE, encoded by the coding sequence ATGATTAAGACGCTCAGGCGCACCATGAAGCAGGACAAGGAACGGTCTGTTATTCCCAAAAGCGTACAACAAGCGATCCCGATCCGCGCCATCTGGCCGGACGGGATTTTTGCTGTCGGCAACAAATTCTCGAAGTCGTTCCGTTTCGCGGACATCAACTACGCTGTCGCATCGAGAGAGGACAAGGAGACGATGTTCCTTTCCTACTCCGAATTGCTTAATTCTTTTGACAGCGGCGCGACGACGAAGATTACGATTCACAATCGGCGGCTGAATCAGGCAGATGTGGAACGTTCCATTCTTATTCCGCTCCAGCACGACGGGCTGGATGTGTATCGGCAGGAGTACAACGACATGTTGCTTGGCAAAGCGACGGATGGCAACACCAATGGGACGATTCAAGAGAAATACATCACCATCTCCGTGGTTAAAAAGAACGTGGATGAAGCTCGCCATTACTTCGCGCGGGTCGGCACGGAGTTGACGGCGCATTTCTCTCGTCTCGGCTCGAAATGTACCGAGCTTGATGCGACTGACCGCCTGCGCATTCTGCATGACTTCTTCCGGATTGGCGAGGAAGCCGATTTTCGCTTCGACATGCAGGAGATGATGCGCAAGGGACACGATTTCAAAGATTACATTTGCCCGGACACCTTCGAGTTTGCCAAAGATCATTTTCGGATGGGCGAATACTACGGTCGGGTCATCTTTCTGCGTGATTACGCCAGCTACATCAAGGACAGCATGGTAGCCGAACTGTGCGACTTGAACCGCAACTTGCTGCTGTCGCTCGATGTGATCCCGATTCCGACCGACGAAGCTGTCCGTGAAGTGGAGAATCGACTGCTCGGCGTGGAAACGAACATTACGAATTGGCAGCGACGGCAAAATCGCAACAACAACTTTTCTGCTGTCATCCCTTACGACATGGAGCAGCAGCGCAAAGAGAGCAAGGAATTTCTTAGCGACCTGACCACACGCGACCAGCGGATGATGTTTGGACTACTTACGATGGTGCATGTCGCGGACAGCAAAGAACAACTCGATAGCGATACGGAGACATTGCTCACTACGGCCCGCAAGCATTTGTGCCAGTTTTCCACGCTCTCCTATCAGCAAATGGACGGTTTGAACACGGTGCTGCCGTATGGGCTGCGAAAGGTTCATGCTTTGCGGACGCTCACGACTGAAAGTACGGCTGTCTTTATCCCGTTTCGAGCGCAGGAGATCATGCATCCAGACGGCATTTATTACGGCCAAAACGTCATCAGCAAAAATATGATCGTCGCCAATCGAAAGCAACTGCTTAATGGAAACAGTTTTATCCTTGGCGTATCCGGTTCCGGTAAAAGCTTCGCCGCGAAACGGGAAATCGTCAACCAGATATTGGCGAGCGATGACGACATTATTCTGATTGACCCGGAGCGGGAGTATTCCGCTCTGGTAAATGCGCTGGGTGGCGAGACGATTCATATATCTGCTACTTCGTCGAACCATATCAATGCAATGGATATGAACCGGGATTATGGCGACGGAGCCAATCCGATCATTCTTAAATCGGAATTCGTCCAGTCGTTGTGCGAGCAGTTGATCGGAGGACATCAACTTGGAGCCAAGGAGAAGTCGCTCATCGATCGCTGTACCGCCGCTGTGTACCGCAAGTATTTGCGGAGCAACTATAAGGGACAGCCGCCGACATTGCAGGATTTTCGCGCGGAGCTGCTCAAGCAAGCAGAACCGGAGGCGCAGGACATCGCGCTGGCCATTGAATTATTTACTTCCGGTAGTCTGAATACGTTCGCCCAATCGACCAACGTCAACGTCCACAATCGGCTGATTTGCTACGATATTCTCGACTTGGGCAAGCAGCTTCTTCCCATCGGCATGCTGGTCGTACTCGACAACATCTTGAATCGGATTACGCAAAATCGCGCCAGAGGCAAGAATACGTTTATCTTTATTGATGAAATCTACCTTCTGTTCCAGCACGAATATAGCGCCAACTTTCTTTTCACGCTCTGGAAGCGTGTCCGAAAGTATGGCGCTTTTTGCACAGGGATTACGCAAAATGTGGACGATCTGCTGCAAAGCCATACAGCCCGCACCATGCTCGCAAACAGTGAATTCATCGTCATGCTGAATCAGGCAAGCACCGACCGGATGGAGCTTGCCGAGTTGCTCAACATTTCGGATCTGCAACTGTCTTACATTACGAATGTTGACGCCGGGAATGGTCTGATGAAGGTCGGCAGCTCCCTCGTACCGTTTACCGACAAGTTCCCGCGGCACACGAAACTGTATGGCCTAATGACAACGAAGCCCGGAGAGTAA
- a CDS encoding recombinase family protein: MLFDTYFFALFIRIKMYRVSAKDQNPERQLVKFRELGVDERYIFVDKQSGKDFERPRYQAMRLMIREGDLVYLDALDRLGRDYDGIIAEWKAITREIGADIVCLDNETLFDSKKFKQMGDFGKVMEDQFLSLLAYVAEQERKKNRQRQAEGIEVARADGVTFGRPRQEIDDKFIRTYREWRAGQITATEAMRRIGMKKPTFYRRVREYEGANGQNKQSPVASKDDAENGNQGMA; this comes from the coding sequence ATGCTTTTTGATACATATTTTTTTGCTCTGTTTATACGTATCAAAATGTATCGGGTATCGGCAAAAGACCAAAATCCGGAACGGCAGCTCGTCAAGTTCCGGGAGCTGGGCGTTGATGAAAGATACATATTTGTTGACAAGCAGAGCGGCAAGGATTTTGAGCGGCCGCGCTATCAGGCAATGCGTCTGATGATTAGAGAGGGCGACCTGGTTTACCTGGATGCGCTGGATCGGCTGGGCCGAGATTACGACGGCATAATTGCCGAATGGAAAGCCATTACACGAGAGATCGGCGCAGACATCGTATGTCTGGATAACGAAACGCTGTTCGATTCCAAAAAGTTCAAACAAATGGGTGATTTCGGCAAAGTCATGGAGGACCAGTTTTTAAGCCTGCTGGCATATGTGGCCGAGCAGGAACGGAAAAAGAATCGGCAGCGGCAGGCGGAAGGGATCGAAGTTGCCCGAGCGGATGGCGTAACGTTCGGGAGGCCAAGGCAGGAAATTGACGATAAGTTTATCCGGACATACCGGGAATGGAGAGCAGGGCAAATCACGGCAACCGAGGCTATGCGAAGAATTGGTATGAAAAAACCGACGTTTTACCGGCGGGTGAGGGAGTATGAGGGAGCAAATGGACAGAACAAGCAATCGCCCGTTGCTTCAAAGGACGATGCAGAGAATGGGAATCAGGGGATGGCTTGA
- a CDS encoding multicopper oxidase family protein codes for MKLSWKLKSIIAVGALSVVLAGCSGSMSGMDHSKMNMEGTKETAKTTNTQTEKSVVLTGKEFNLTASQSNQEIAPGKTLPVWTFNNSVPGPQIRVKQGDTIKVNLKNQLPEPVTIHWHGVPVPNAMDGIPGVTQNAVQPGQSFTYEFKADVPGTYWYHSHQDSVNQLDRGLYGAFIVEPKEGTDVDRDYTLVLDEWMSSGEMSGMNMSGGNMSEMDHSKMNMGSSDGKDNKSSMNMSGNLSGMDHSTMNMGNENKASTNTDNSSMNMGHDMSMYDLYTINGKSGSLVDQLPVKEGDKVRIRLINAGFLSHQIHLHGHEFKVIATDGQPINNPGILNDNVVSIAPGERYDIEFVASNPGQWLIEDHGDKAAVKGMKATIAYEGAPAGSDKANEAEKLTAVDMSRYGQVGKANFKLDQKYNLEYTMNLNTEMKNGEMVYTINRKTFPETEPINVKKGDTVKVRLVNNSKTDDHPMHLHGHFFQVLSKNGKPLEGSPIIKDTLNLKPGEEYVVAFEANNEGNWMFHCHDLHHASAGMVTELKYTDYKTNFVADPNAGNKPE; via the coding sequence ATGAAGCTTAGCTGGAAGCTCAAAAGTATAATTGCAGTCGGAGCTTTATCTGTTGTATTGGCTGGTTGTTCCGGTTCGATGAGCGGAATGGATCACTCGAAAATGAATATGGAGGGAACAAAGGAGACTGCGAAGACGACAAATACTCAAACAGAAAAGTCCGTTGTATTAACAGGAAAAGAATTTAATTTGACTGCCTCCCAAAGCAATCAGGAAATTGCTCCTGGAAAAACGTTGCCGGTTTGGACATTCAACAATTCCGTTCCTGGTCCACAAATTCGGGTTAAGCAAGGAGATACGATAAAAGTCAATCTGAAAAATCAGTTGCCCGAGCCAGTCACCATTCACTGGCACGGCGTTCCTGTACCCAACGCTATGGACGGCATTCCGGGCGTAACGCAAAATGCCGTTCAACCAGGTCAGTCGTTTACGTACGAGTTTAAAGCAGATGTCCCTGGCACCTATTGGTACCACTCCCATCAGGATAGTGTGAATCAATTGGATCGCGGATTATATGGGGCATTCATCGTTGAACCGAAAGAAGGTACCGACGTTGACCGTGATTATACACTTGTCCTCGATGAATGGATGAGCTCCGGAGAAATGTCCGGCATGAATATGTCCGGAGGCAACATGTCGGAAATGGATCATAGCAAAATGAATATGGGCAGTTCGGATGGCAAAGACAATAAATCCAGCATGAACATGTCTGGCAATTTGTCGGGCATGGATCACAGTACGATGAATATGGGGAACGAAAACAAAGCGTCGACCAATACCGATAATAGTTCCATGAATATGGGACACGATATGAGCATGTACGATCTGTATACCATAAATGGAAAATCCGGTTCGCTGGTAGATCAGCTCCCTGTTAAGGAAGGAGATAAAGTTCGAATCCGTTTGATTAATGCGGGCTTTCTGTCTCATCAAATTCATTTGCACGGACATGAATTCAAAGTTATTGCTACCGACGGACAACCTATAAACAATCCAGGTATCCTGAATGATAATGTCGTAAGTATTGCTCCAGGAGAGCGTTACGATATTGAATTTGTCGCCAGCAATCCGGGCCAATGGTTGATCGAGGACCACGGCGACAAAGCTGCTGTTAAAGGGATGAAAGCCACGATTGCTTATGAAGGAGCTCCCGCCGGTTCCGACAAAGCGAATGAAGCAGAGAAGCTGACGGCTGTCGATATGAGCCGTTACGGCCAAGTGGGCAAAGCCAACTTTAAGTTAGATCAGAAGTATAATTTGGAATACACGATGAATTTGAACACCGAAATGAAAAACGGCGAAATGGTCTACACCATAAACAGAAAAACGTTTCCGGAAACCGAACCGATAAACGTCAAAAAAGGAGATACCGTCAAGGTTCGCCTTGTCAATAACTCGAAAACTGACGACCATCCGATGCACTTGCACGGTCACTTCTTTCAAGTGCTAAGCAAGAACGGGAAACCGCTTGAAGGATCTCCAATCATAAAGGATACGTTGAATTTGAAGCCGGGCGAAGAATACGTTGTCGCATTCGAAGCAAATAATGAAGGGAACTGGATGTTCCATTGTCATGATCTGCATCATGCTTCTGCCGGCATGGTAACGGAGCTGAAATATACAGACTATAAGACAAATTTTGTTGCAGACCCGAATGCAGGGAATAAACCGGAATAA
- a CDS encoding DUF1259 domain-containing protein — protein MKKREGVRRDRFISLYFSTPICEGRHKLIKRYARLAPHSMWSFESMDLQGRTLNLGETALLQDEVYPFTWNLQKNGIMLSTLHNHWLMNNPNLVYAHYTSVEETLSFARKVAEGYKVLQ, from the coding sequence TTGAAGAAGCGAGAAGGAGTTCGCAGAGACAGGTTTATTTCTTTATACTTCAGTACACCGATTTGTGAAGGTAGGCATAAGCTGATAAAAAGATACGCGAGGCTTGCTCCTCATTCCATGTGGTCCTTTGAATCAATGGATTTACAAGGAAGGACCTTAAACTTGGGGGAAACGGCACTTCTTCAGGATGAAGTTTATCCGTTTACCTGGAATTTGCAAAAAAACGGAATCATGTTATCCACCTTGCATAATCACTGGTTAATGAACAATCCAAATCTAGTTTATGCGCATTATACTTCTGTTGAAGAGACGCTTTCTTTTGCAAGGAAGGTGGCAGAAGGCTACAAGGTGTTGCAGTAA
- a CDS encoding MFS transporter → MSTQANVIAAPDARRWRALFLLCLAQFMVIMDTSIIGVALPAIKEALGYSQDNLQWIFNAYVIFLGGLMLLGGRLSDLFGQRRMFMLGFLILSMASLLAGLAWSEAAMNTGRALQGLGSAFILPAALTIVMILFSHNPKELNKALGFWGASAAAGGTAGVFLGGVITEWLSWNWTFLINIPVGIFALIYSMRVLPAGVRQKGSVDVIGALAITAALVLAVYAIVTAEQVGWGSVQTITLLLIAALLLFVFFVIQKVKREPLIPLGIFAAPNLLVGNIAFGLLAGAWIPLWFFLNLYLQQVLRFSAFAGGVALVPMTVLVMVVMIGLTGRLVGRFGFKSILVIGLLVLAGSLFLLAGYTPINGNFVANVLPASLLGALGMALAFIPGTIASMSGAKPEETGLASGIANTSYQIGSAIGLAIMSAVAASWTGGQLEQGAEQIAALNTGFHAAFIGAAIAAVAGAFIALLFLRKPKQ, encoded by the coding sequence ATGTCAACGCAAGCAAATGTAATTGCAGCGCCGGATGCACGAAGATGGAGAGCCTTATTTTTGCTTTGTCTCGCACAATTCATGGTGATTATGGATACATCCATTATCGGGGTGGCGCTTCCGGCTATAAAGGAAGCGCTCGGCTATTCTCAAGATAACCTGCAGTGGATATTCAACGCATATGTTATATTCCTGGGGGGCCTTATGCTCCTTGGCGGACGCCTATCTGATCTGTTTGGCCAGCGAAGAATGTTTATGCTGGGCTTTCTCATTCTTTCCATGGCGTCTTTGCTGGCCGGTCTTGCCTGGTCGGAGGCAGCGATGAATACCGGTAGAGCCCTGCAGGGGCTAGGATCGGCGTTCATTTTGCCAGCCGCGCTGACGATTGTGATGATTTTATTCAGTCATAACCCGAAAGAACTGAATAAGGCGCTCGGTTTTTGGGGAGCCTCAGCGGCAGCTGGTGGTACGGCGGGAGTGTTTCTTGGCGGTGTCATTACCGAGTGGCTCAGCTGGAACTGGACATTCCTCATCAATATCCCGGTAGGGATATTCGCATTGATTTATAGCATGAGGGTTCTTCCAGCCGGAGTTCGTCAGAAGGGGAGCGTTGATGTTATCGGCGCGCTGGCGATCACAGCGGCGCTTGTGCTCGCTGTTTATGCTATTGTTACGGCGGAGCAAGTTGGCTGGGGATCCGTTCAGACGATTACCTTGCTTCTTATTGCCGCATTGCTGTTATTCGTATTCTTTGTGATTCAAAAAGTAAAGAGAGAGCCCCTTATACCGCTTGGCATATTTGCCGCGCCGAACTTACTTGTCGGCAACATTGCTTTTGGCCTGCTGGCGGGTGCGTGGATTCCGTTATGGTTTTTCTTGAATTTGTATTTGCAGCAAGTATTGCGGTTCTCAGCATTTGCTGGCGGCGTAGCTCTTGTCCCGATGACGGTTCTAGTCATGGTTGTCATGATCGGATTAACGGGGCGTTTAGTCGGACGATTTGGTTTTAAAAGCATTCTGGTTATCGGGCTTCTTGTTCTGGCAGGCTCTCTGTTCCTGTTAGCTGGCTATACGCCGATCAACGGGAACTTTGTGGCCAATGTGCTTCCGGCATCTTTGCTGGGCGCACTGGGAATGGCGCTTGCCTTCATCCCCGGCACTATTGCTTCGATGTCAGGGGCGAAGCCAGAAGAAACGGGCCTCGCATCAGGGATCGCCAATACAAGCTATCAGATCGGTTCTGCGATTGGTCTTGCCATCATGTCTGCGGTGGCAGCCTCCTGGACAGGCGGGCAGCTTGAGCAAGGGGCAGAGCAAATTGCCGCACTGAATACCGGCTTCCATGCGGCGTTTATCGGCGCGGCAATAGCCGCAGTCGCAGGCGCGTTCATTGCGCTACTTTTCTTACGGAAACCGAAGCAATAA
- a CDS encoding metal-sensitive transcriptional regulator, giving the protein MEQLTQDDAQTPTHDSCCTNGRQSHHSEKTKNNLISRLNRIEGQVRGLKGLIEKDTYCDDVLNQISSVQSALNGVGKLLLEHHMKSCVIERIQDGENEVIDELLVTINKLMK; this is encoded by the coding sequence ATGGAGCAACTTACGCAAGATGATGCCCAGACGCCTACCCACGATTCATGCTGCACGAACGGACGGCAAAGTCACCATTCTGAAAAGACGAAAAACAATTTGATAAGCCGCCTCAACAGAATCGAAGGTCAGGTTCGGGGGCTTAAAGGTTTGATTGAGAAGGATACTTACTGCGACGATGTGCTAAATCAAATTTCATCGGTCCAGTCCGCATTGAACGGTGTAGGAAAACTTCTTTTGGAGCACCATATGAAGAGTTGTGTGATCGAACGTATTCAAGATGGAGAGAACGAAGTGATCGACGAGCTCCTAGTCACCATTAATAAGCTTATGAAATAA
- a CDS encoding metal-sensitive transcriptional regulator has protein sequence MDVMEVKAEEACCSSEDGRRSHHSLAVKSDLTVRLNRIEGQIRGVKGLIDKDTYCDQVLNQIAAIQAALNGVRKVLLTGHLKECVVERIQQGDAEVVDELLQTIQKLMK, from the coding sequence ATGGACGTTATGGAAGTGAAGGCTGAAGAAGCATGCTGTTCGTCCGAAGATGGCCGAAGAAGTCACCATTCACTTGCCGTAAAGTCGGACCTGACCGTTCGCCTAAATCGTATTGAAGGGCAAATTCGCGGTGTGAAAGGCCTCATTGATAAAGACACTTATTGCGATCAGGTGTTAAATCAGATCGCCGCCATCCAAGCTGCACTAAACGGCGTGCGAAAAGTTCTTTTAACAGGACACCTTAAAGAGTGTGTGGTGGAGCGCATCCAACAAGGCGATGCCGAAGTCGTAGATGAGCTGCTGCAGACCATTCAAAAGCTGATGAAATAA
- a CDS encoding IS110 family RNA-guided transposase yields MKLFVGIDVSSQELEACFMNSDGDKLETLTVKNNLEGASYLRDRIVAAADKHVSSEIHIGLEATSVYSWHPAMYMHQDAALQKRKAKVFTINPKLVSKFREAYSDLDKTDRLDAWVIADRLRFGRLTTTVVMQEQYVALQRLTRMRFHLIHNLTREKQYFLQNLFYKCNAFTTEVESSVFGHALMEMLSEKYSLDDIATMEVADLADYLRDKGRNRFPDPENVARCIQKAARASYRLGKVVEDSIDLVLGTSIQAIRSIQSQLKDLDKAIERILDGIPGAKCLRSIPGIDRVYAAGILAEIGDIDRFGDQAAVAKYAGLTWRRHQSGPFEAEDTKRIKSGNRFLRYYLVEAANSVKNRDEEFGAYYRKKYKEVPKHQHKRALVLTARKLVRLVDVLLRNGQLYTPRRKVTPAKD; encoded by the coding sequence TTGAAGCTGTTTGTCGGTATTGACGTCAGTTCGCAAGAACTGGAAGCGTGTTTCATGAATTCGGATGGCGACAAGCTCGAGACGCTCACCGTAAAAAACAATCTCGAAGGCGCATCCTATCTGCGTGATCGTATTGTTGCTGCAGCGGACAAGCACGTGTCATCCGAGATCCATATTGGTCTGGAAGCGACATCGGTCTATAGCTGGCATCCGGCGATGTACATGCATCAGGATGCCGCGCTGCAGAAGCGCAAAGCCAAAGTCTTCACCATCAATCCGAAGCTGGTCAGCAAGTTCAGGGAAGCTTACTCGGATCTGGATAAGACCGACCGCCTCGATGCCTGGGTCATCGCGGACCGCCTTCGTTTCGGCAGGCTGACGACCACCGTCGTCATGCAGGAGCAGTACGTTGCGCTCCAGCGCCTGACGCGCATGCGGTTTCACCTGATCCACAACCTGACCCGCGAGAAGCAATATTTCTTGCAAAACCTGTTCTACAAATGCAACGCCTTTACCACCGAAGTGGAGAGCTCCGTATTCGGTCATGCGCTCATGGAGATGCTCTCCGAGAAGTATAGTCTCGATGACATCGCGACCATGGAGGTCGCTGATCTAGCTGACTATCTGCGGGACAAGGGGCGCAATCGCTTCCCTGACCCCGAGAATGTCGCGCGCTGCATTCAGAAAGCCGCTCGCGCCTCGTACCGCCTTGGGAAAGTCGTCGAGGATTCCATCGACCTGGTGCTCGGCACGTCCATTCAAGCGATTCGCAGCATCCAGTCCCAGCTGAAGGACCTAGACAAGGCCATTGAGCGGATTCTGGACGGCATCCCTGGCGCCAAATGCTTGCGTTCGATCCCGGGCATCGATCGGGTGTACGCCGCCGGCATTCTCGCGGAAATTGGCGACATCGACCGCTTCGGCGATCAGGCCGCTGTAGCCAAATACGCAGGCCTGACCTGGCGCAGGCACCAATCTGGACCGTTTGAAGCCGAGGATACGAAACGCATCAAATCCGGCAACCGATTCCTTCGCTATTACCTGGTTGAAGCTGCCAACTCGGTGAAGAACCGCGATGAAGAATTCGGCGCGTACTACCGGAAGAAATACAAGGAAGTACCCAAGCACCAACACAAACGCGCCCTCGTCTTAACGGCAAGAAAGCTTGTGCGTCTGGTCGATGTGCTGCTACGCAACGGCCAACTCTATACGCCGCGAAGGAAGGTGACGCCCGCGAAGGATTAA
- a CDS encoding cation transporter: MKNVTLKVEGMSCGHCVNSIEGALKTIGASGKVDLSGGTVAVAYDESQLTITAIKEAIEEQGYDVV, translated from the coding sequence ATGAAAAATGTAACGTTGAAAGTTGAAGGTATGTCTTGCGGACACTGTGTCAATTCGATTGAAGGGGCTTTGAAAACAATTGGGGCAAGCGGCAAAGTCGATCTCTCGGGAGGAACGGTAGCTGTAGCGTACGATGAAAGCCAACTGACGATAACTGCCATTAAGGAAGCTATTGAAGAACAAGGATACGACGTAGTGTAA